From Leptospira fainei serovar Hurstbridge str. BUT 6, the proteins below share one genomic window:
- a CDS encoding response regulator, translating into MYHSIDSRPKILIVDDEAANLQVLRQILQEDYKLLFAKDGVKAIELALSENPNLILLDVMMPEMTGYEVCKILRKDPRSSRIPIIFVTAMVDEEDEAGGFEVGAVDYITKPISPSIVRARVRTHLSLVRNEELRETRLQIIQRLGLAAEYKDNETGLHVIRMSHYSQTLSLALGSSLECAEDLLHASPMHDIGKIGIPDGILQKPGRLTPEEWDIMKKHPTIGAEIIGDHNSSLLQLAKSIAQNHHEKWDGSGYPNGLTGDEIPIEARIVALADVFDALTTERPYKKAWEISDAIQYITNESGKHFDPSIVPIFLDQMPEILKIRERWAEK; encoded by the coding sequence ATGTATCATAGCATAGATTCTAGACCTAAAATACTGATCGTAGACGACGAGGCGGCGAATCTACAGGTTCTTAGACAAATTCTGCAAGAAGATTACAAACTACTATTCGCCAAGGATGGAGTGAAAGCGATCGAATTAGCCTTATCCGAAAATCCGAATCTGATTCTTCTGGATGTGATGATGCCGGAAATGACCGGCTACGAAGTCTGCAAGATCCTGAGAAAAGATCCGAGGAGCTCCCGGATCCCGATCATTTTCGTAACAGCTATGGTGGATGAAGAGGACGAAGCGGGTGGATTCGAAGTAGGGGCCGTGGACTATATCACAAAGCCGATCAGCCCTTCGATCGTTAGGGCAAGAGTTCGAACCCATCTTTCTTTGGTACGCAACGAGGAATTGAGAGAAACGAGATTACAAATCATCCAGCGACTGGGGCTTGCAGCCGAATATAAGGACAACGAAACGGGATTGCATGTCATCCGAATGAGCCATTATTCGCAGACTCTTTCTTTGGCGTTGGGATCCTCTTTGGAATGCGCCGAAGATCTACTTCATGCCTCTCCGATGCACGATATCGGCAAGATCGGAATTCCGGATGGAATATTACAAAAACCAGGTAGACTTACTCCGGAAGAATGGGATATAATGAAAAAGCATCCGACGATCGGTGCGGAAATCATTGGAGATCATAACTCGTCGCTTTTGCAATTGGCTAAAAGCATCGCCCAAAATCACCATGAAAAATGGGATGGCTCCGGCTATCCGAACGGATTGACGGGAGATGAAATCCCGATCGAGGCACGAATTGTCGCCTTAGCAGACGTATTCGATGCATTGACTACTGAAAGACCCTATAAAAAAGCTTGGGAAATTTCCGATGCCATCCAGTACATTACTAATGAATCGGGGAAGCATTTTGATCCTTCTATTGTACCGATCTTTCTGGATCAAATGCCTGAAATTTTGAAAATCAGAGAACGCTGGGCGGAAAAATAA
- a CDS encoding MHYT domain-containing protein has protein sequence MFDMIQEYFLFDQPASLLASSYDPGLVVLSVLVAIFSSYIALRMVGQTVPESFSPGSKYLILIAASFALGCGVWSMHFIGMLSFKLCTTVTYDRTLTIVSILPSIVASTVALAYVSRSKLRIMELIIGGILVGSGIGSMHYTGMAAMRMNASLRYDPWIFSLSILVAVVLAIISLWVRFGLQGLRLGSHWPTLISGTVMGLAISGMHYTGMAAARFIGIQETVTPNDQTDPTFLALSVSIITVGFTLFTFAVNAFYRYRKLVNNLKISEARTRAIISTAVDGVITIDIRGKIIDFNKSAEGIFGYTNSEIVGQNIRDLMPEPYYSGRGGNLKNYIRTGTSKIIGTGREALGRRKDGSIFPIRLAIGQVKLPDEILFVSFVTDISERKMIETALKQSEQQVRSLIQNIPGITYRRLFNENWTSLYMSDAAESMTGYHVSDFSPPNPIRSFNDIIHPHDQAAVFLAVQNAVREKKAFVLEYRIIHRNGEIKWFWENGSVVFGSNGEILFLEGVILDITERRNMEEDLRMSKEKAELAAVTKTSFLANMSHEIRTPMNSILGFTEVLLSGKLERHQRTHLETVKGSAKSLLRLLNDILNTAKLEKGAVELESVGFSLFRLVGELKSFLGMSAIKKNLDFEVIQDPELSEFYLGDSLRIRQILINLIGNAIKFTDKGKVTLRIEKVGSELYFSVIDTGIGIQVDRLEKIFEPFTQADISTTRRFGGTGLGTTICKQLTELMGGRIWAESRLGEGSVFHVLLPLQKIESHRTETKSAIRQTLPALNILVVDDIEQNTELVELLLKNEGHSVSAAYNGKEAIQKVQSNKFDMILMDVQMPILDGLQATREIRRREIEDNLPRTPILALTASVFEEDRNSAKAAGMDGFISKPIEFNQMMEEITRALNLSDSPSQSTPNVLKRGSEIPWDSKRVGELIPLLFDSFQRGSIEEDHLDELLSLLSTEVDGEKLENLMSKIEQFEFEAAQRILKEIARTLGISGE, from the coding sequence ATGTTCGACATGATACAAGAATACTTCTTATTCGATCAGCCAGCATCCCTTTTAGCTAGTTCTTACGATCCCGGATTGGTCGTTCTATCCGTCTTGGTCGCAATCTTTTCATCTTACATCGCCTTGAGAATGGTAGGTCAGACCGTTCCCGAGTCCTTTTCCCCCGGAAGTAAATATCTGATCCTAATCGCGGCGAGCTTTGCCTTAGGATGTGGAGTCTGGTCGATGCATTTCATCGGAATGCTCTCATTCAAGCTTTGCACAACCGTAACGTACGATCGTACTCTTACCATCGTTTCCATCCTTCCGAGTATCGTGGCCTCAACGGTCGCCTTAGCCTACGTGAGTCGTTCTAAACTTAGAATAATGGAGCTGATCATCGGAGGCATACTGGTCGGCTCGGGAATCGGGTCCATGCACTACACTGGCATGGCGGCGATGCGAATGAACGCCTCTCTACGCTACGATCCTTGGATCTTTTCCCTGTCAATATTAGTCGCAGTCGTACTGGCCATCATTTCACTTTGGGTCCGTTTCGGACTACAAGGATTAAGACTAGGCTCTCATTGGCCCACTCTCATATCCGGAACCGTTATGGGCCTGGCAATTTCGGGGATGCATTATACCGGAATGGCCGCGGCCCGTTTTATCGGAATCCAAGAAACGGTCACTCCGAACGATCAGACGGATCCTACGTTTCTTGCATTGTCCGTTTCGATCATCACGGTCGGCTTTACGCTTTTTACGTTCGCAGTGAATGCCTTCTATAGATACCGAAAACTAGTGAACAACTTAAAGATAAGCGAAGCTCGCACTAGAGCGATCATTTCCACGGCTGTAGATGGAGTTATCACGATCGATATCCGAGGGAAAATCATAGACTTCAATAAATCCGCCGAGGGCATCTTCGGATATACGAACTCGGAGATAGTAGGTCAGAATATCCGGGATCTTATGCCGGAACCATATTATTCCGGACGCGGCGGAAATCTAAAAAATTATATTAGGACAGGAACCTCGAAAATTATCGGAACGGGCCGAGAAGCCTTAGGCAGAAGAAAAGACGGCTCCATTTTTCCGATACGATTGGCAATCGGACAGGTAAAACTTCCCGATGAAATTTTGTTCGTAAGTTTCGTAACGGATATCAGCGAAAGAAAAATGATCGAAACCGCTCTCAAGCAGAGCGAGCAGCAGGTAAGATCTCTCATTCAAAACATTCCCGGAATCACTTATCGACGCCTATTTAACGAAAATTGGACTAGTCTATATATGAGTGATGCGGCTGAGTCCATGACCGGATATCACGTTTCGGATTTTTCCCCTCCGAATCCGATCCGCTCCTTCAATGACATCATTCACCCGCACGATCAAGCCGCCGTTTTCCTTGCGGTTCAAAATGCTGTGCGGGAAAAAAAGGCCTTCGTTCTGGAATACAGAATTATACATAGAAACGGAGAAATCAAATGGTTCTGGGAAAACGGAAGCGTCGTCTTCGGCAGCAACGGTGAAATTCTATTTCTGGAAGGCGTCATCTTGGACATTACGGAAAGGCGCAATATGGAAGAAGATCTGCGGATGTCGAAAGAAAAAGCCGAACTTGCCGCTGTAACTAAAACTTCTTTCTTAGCGAATATGAGCCACGAAATCCGAACGCCGATGAACTCCATCCTCGGTTTTACGGAAGTGCTTCTCTCGGGAAAATTGGAGAGACACCAAAGAACTCACCTGGAAACGGTAAAGGGTTCCGCGAAATCTCTATTAAGACTTTTGAATGATATCTTAAACACCGCGAAGCTGGAAAAAGGAGCTGTGGAACTCGAATCCGTGGGCTTCTCTCTTTTCAGACTTGTCGGCGAACTCAAATCATTTTTAGGAATGAGCGCGATCAAAAAGAATTTGGATTTCGAGGTAATCCAGGATCCGGAACTTTCCGAATTCTATTTGGGAGATTCACTTAGGATCCGTCAGATCCTTATAAACCTGATCGGAAATGCGATCAAATTCACGGACAAAGGAAAAGTGACTCTCAGGATCGAAAAAGTGGGAAGTGAACTATATTTTTCGGTGATAGACACAGGCATCGGAATCCAAGTGGACCGCTTGGAAAAGATTTTTGAACCGTTTACTCAAGCGGATATTTCCACAACCAGGCGATTCGGCGGGACCGGATTAGGAACCACCATTTGCAAGCAATTGACCGAATTGATGGGAGGACGTATCTGGGCAGAAAGTAGATTGGGAGAAGGAAGCGTCTTTCATGTATTACTTCCTTTGCAAAAAATCGAAAGCCATAGAACGGAAACCAAGAGCGCCATCCGCCAGACTCTTCCTGCTTTAAACATTTTGGTCGTAGATGACATCGAGCAGAACACCGAACTGGTCGAATTGCTTCTCAAAAATGAAGGGCATTCCGTATCTGCGGCTTACAACGGGAAAGAAGCCATTCAGAAAGTACAGTCGAATAAATTCGATATGATTTTGATGGACGTCCAGATGCCGATATTGGACGGGTTGCAAGCGACTAGGGAAATTCGCCGCCGCGAAATAGAAGATAACCTTCCGAGAACTCCTATCCTTGCGTTGACCGCTAGTGTTTTCGAGGAAGATAGAAATTCCGCAAAAGCCGCCGGTATGGACGGCTTTATATCTAAGCCGATAGAATTCAACCAAATGATGGAGGAGATCACGCGAGCTCTGAATCTTTCAGATTCACCTTCCCAAAGTACGCCTAACGTCTTAAAAAGAGGATCCGAAATTCCTTGGGACTCGAAACGAGTCGGAGAATTAATCCCGCTCCTTTTCGATTCGTTTCAAAGGGGCTCGATCGAAGAAGATCATTTAGACGAACTTCTTTCTCTCCTCTCAACTGAAGTCGACGGGGAAAAACTCGAGAACCTAATGTCCAAAATCGAACAATTCGAATTCGAAGCCGCCCAAAGGATCTTAAAAGAAATAGCTCGGACGCTTGGAATTTCTGGAGAATAA
- a CDS encoding SDR family NAD(P)-dependent oxidoreductase translates to MEKLKGKNAIVTGGAMGIGLATAHRLVNEGCNVTIWDFNKEALAKASEELKALKKADVYSQLCDVADKSEVKALAMKAEQEMGCVDFLINNAGIERHGRFTEKPLEDWEKVNAVNLNAVYFTTYAILPGMLRRNYGHIVNISSGAGIVGAADLAAYCASKWAVWGFTESLRMESKMDRKNVRFSSIHPFFLKEGIFKGSQINFLGEFLIPRISTHDKVAKAIVDKALKKGRNTVKIPVTLHLAIILRAFLPDFIFNFVIGRLLGVGRGMKNWVGQEVQEVR, encoded by the coding sequence ATGGAAAAATTGAAGGGAAAAAATGCAATCGTGACAGGGGGGGCAATGGGTATCGGATTGGCGACGGCTCACCGACTCGTTAATGAGGGGTGTAACGTAACTATATGGGACTTCAACAAGGAGGCTTTAGCAAAGGCGTCGGAGGAACTTAAAGCTTTGAAGAAAGCAGACGTTTACTCGCAACTTTGCGATGTCGCGGACAAATCCGAAGTCAAGGCCCTCGCTATGAAAGCTGAACAGGAGATGGGATGTGTGGATTTTCTGATCAATAATGCAGGTATAGAACGGCACGGGAGGTTCACAGAGAAACCGCTGGAAGATTGGGAGAAAGTTAATGCCGTAAATCTTAATGCCGTGTATTTTACGACTTACGCGATCCTACCGGGCATGCTTCGAAGAAATTACGGTCATATTGTGAATATTTCGTCCGGCGCAGGTATAGTCGGTGCGGCGGACTTGGCGGCTTATTGCGCGAGCAAATGGGCCGTTTGGGGATTCACCGAATCTTTAAGAATGGAATCAAAAATGGATCGGAAGAATGTACGATTCTCGTCAATCCATCCTTTTTTCCTTAAGGAAGGGATCTTCAAAGGGAGTCAGATAAATTTTCTTGGAGAGTTTTTAATTCCGAGAATCTCTACGCATGACAAAGTCGCGAAAGCTATCGTTGATAAGGCTTTAAAAAAAGGGAGAAACACGGTCAAAATTCCCGTGACACTTCATCTAGCGATCATTCTCCGGGCGTTCCTACCGGATTTCATATTTAACTTCGTAATAGGACGATTGCTGGGCGTCGGGCGTGGAATGAAAAATTGGGTAGGGCAAGAGGTTCAGGAAGTTCGCTAA
- a CDS encoding class I SAM-dependent methyltransferase, which produces MKNSDKSTPIADSTAVRVALWRALHMQVDPPPHVLEDEIGLKLAAPEEGWRNRPDMDPNFTKPFRASIVARARFIEDLVLEQSGNGINQYVILGAGLDTFAQRRPDIASHLQVFEVDQPNHQAWKRQRLIDLGYGIPEWLRLVPFDFESGESWWKSLAAAGFDAKQPATVTSIGVSMYLTREAIATMLRQVATLAPRSKFAMTFLLPFELADPDVRPGFEAAAKGAQASGTPFISFFTPTEILSLAKESGFKEVTHVSGSQLAQRYFANRTDGLRPPSNAEDLLIAST; this is translated from the coding sequence ATGAAGAATAGTGATAAATCAACCCCGATAGCCGATAGCACTGCCGTTAGAGTAGCCCTTTGGCGAGCTTTACATATGCAGGTTGATCCTCCGCCTCACGTACTTGAAGATGAGATCGGCCTGAAGCTAGCAGCCCCGGAAGAGGGATGGCGCAATCGTCCGGATATGGATCCAAATTTCACGAAACCTTTCCGGGCATCCATCGTCGCGCGAGCTCGCTTCATTGAGGACTTGGTCCTAGAGCAGTCCGGAAACGGTATCAACCAGTACGTAATCCTGGGAGCAGGTTTGGATACCTTTGCTCAGCGCAGGCCGGATATTGCTTCCCACTTGCAGGTATTCGAGGTGGATCAGCCGAATCATCAGGCATGGAAGCGCCAACGACTGATCGATCTAGGTTATGGAATTCCCGAGTGGCTCCGACTAGTCCCTTTCGACTTCGAATCCGGTGAATCATGGTGGAAGAGTCTCGCAGCTGCCGGTTTCGATGCAAAACAACCGGCAACCGTAACATCGATCGGAGTCAGTATGTATCTTACTAGGGAGGCGATCGCGACAATGCTCCGCCAAGTCGCGACTCTTGCTCCAAGATCGAAGTTCGCAATGACATTTCTACTTCCTTTCGAACTCGCAGATCCGGATGTACGTCCTGGCTTTGAGGCCGCAGCGAAAGGAGCACAAGCGAGCGGGACTCCTTTCATCAGCTTTTTCACACCGACGGAAATATTGAGTCTGGCTAAAGAGTCCGGTTTCAAAGAAGTAACGCACGTGTCCGGGTCGCAATTAGCACAACGCTACTTTGCGAATCGAACGGACGGCCTTCGACCTCCAAGCAATGCGGAAGACCTATTGATCGCGTCCACGTAG
- a CDS encoding alpha/beta hydrolase: MRIAKSIIVLLALFFLFTGGNIMADISGNTKEENGIKIEKIFFKNGEFKVAGNLYFPPKFDKKKKYAAIVAVHPFGGVKEQVSGLYSKKLAELGFVTLAYDASYWGDSSGKPRNKEVPTTRVEDISAAIDFLSNRQEIDPKRIGVLGTCSGGGYAISVAQTDHRVKAVATVSMFDVGSVRREGLGRTQSYEARMKILDEIGDQRTREARGEEVKYTLPGQAPKSPEDLAKVPALYREGADYYGSPRGFHPNANGKFVFTSLALQMAFFPFTQIETISPRPILMIAGEKADTRYFSQEALEKAKEPKELFIIPGATHIDLYDKPQFVGPAVIKLKEFFLKNL, translated from the coding sequence ATGAGAATCGCGAAATCAATAATAGTTTTATTAGCCTTATTCTTTTTATTCACGGGTGGCAATATAATGGCGGACATTAGCGGAAACACGAAGGAAGAAAACGGAATTAAGATTGAGAAAATCTTTTTCAAAAATGGCGAGTTCAAGGTGGCCGGGAATCTGTATTTTCCGCCGAAGTTCGATAAGAAGAAAAAATATGCCGCGATCGTGGCGGTTCACCCATTTGGAGGCGTAAAGGAACAGGTCTCCGGGCTCTATTCTAAAAAACTCGCAGAACTTGGATTCGTTACACTTGCCTACGATGCGTCTTACTGGGGCGATAGTTCCGGCAAGCCTCGCAACAAAGAGGTTCCCACTACTCGAGTCGAGGACATTAGTGCTGCGATCGATTTTCTCAGTAATCGGCAGGAAATCGATCCGAAAAGGATCGGAGTTCTCGGAACCTGTTCCGGCGGCGGATATGCAATTAGTGTCGCACAAACCGACCATCGCGTGAAGGCGGTTGCGACAGTTAGCATGTTTGATGTAGGGAGTGTTCGTCGAGAGGGGCTTGGTAGGACTCAATCTTACGAAGCGCGCATGAAAATTTTGGATGAGATCGGCGATCAGCGGACTCGCGAAGCTCGCGGCGAGGAAGTGAAGTACACTCTTCCCGGCCAGGCCCCAAAATCTCCCGAGGATTTAGCGAAGGTGCCCGCCCTGTACCGCGAGGGTGCCGATTACTACGGTTCTCCACGAGGTTTTCATCCGAATGCAAACGGCAAGTTTGTCTTCACGAGTCTAGCGCTTCAGATGGCTTTCTTTCCTTTCACACAGATCGAAACAATTTCTCCGAGACCGATTCTAATGATTGCGGGGGAAAAAGCGGATACTCGTTACTTTAGTCAAGAGGCTTTAGAAAAAGCGAAAGAACCTAAAGAGCTTTTCATTATACCAGGCGCGACTCATATCGATTTATATGATAAACCGCAATTTGTCGGGCCTGCCGTAATAAAGCTAAAGGAATTCTTTTTGAAAAATTTGTAA
- a CDS encoding IS3 family transposase (programmed frameshift) has protein sequence MSKKGKYSPEFKEQAIKRILTGSFTIKEVAESLGISYFVLRQWKAEYMKKSDEQNPPTDKQIKESEELRKLRKENYRLKEENAILKKYFSHAFEGTKSRLEFMEAYRSEFSIKGMARVLGVSRSGFYEFMKRSKNALEKYDPEFVKFIYETWLRHDKNYGFLRLFKEVKKVYSSYGARSVRKVMKLCEIRGKQEKSFRAFTTDSKHSGRIAPDLVGRKFKRLRKNEVWVSDVTYLRSSFGWIYLCVILDLYSRKVVGWSIGTKNDSQLICKALSRGYAIRNPPKGLIFHSDRGSNYCSKETRQLLIENKIRRSNSRKGNCWDNAVSESFFSSLKREIRYNYFYKLEDAETTLFDYIEVYYNRQRSHSFLGYVSPVEFEENVA, from the exons ATGAGTAAAAAAGGGAAATACTCTCCGGAGTTTAAAGAGCAAGCGATAAAACGCATATTAACCGGTTCTTTCACAATAAAAGAAGTAGCAGAATCGTTAGGAATCAGCTATTTTGTTTTGCGACAATGGAAGGCTGAATATATGAAGAAGTCTGACGAACAAAACCCTCCGACAGATAAACAAATCAAAGAGAGTGAGGAGTTAAGGAAACTTCGCAAAGAGAATTACCGACTTAAGGAAGAGAATGCGATTTTAAAAAAGTATT TCAGCCATGCTTTCGAAGGAACAAAATCTCGATTAGAGTTTATGGAAGCGTATCGGTCCGAGTTTTCTATTAAGGGCATGGCAAGAGTATTAGGAGTCTCGAGATCGGGTTTCTATGAATTCATGAAACGAAGCAAGAATGCGTTAGAAAAGTATGATCCAGAGTTTGTAAAATTCATCTATGAGACCTGGCTAAGGCATGATAAGAATTATGGTTTCCTAAGGCTTTTTAAAGAGGTAAAGAAGGTTTATTCTTCATATGGGGCTCGGTCGGTTCGTAAAGTAATGAAACTTTGCGAAATAAGGGGAAAACAAGAGAAAAGCTTTAGGGCATTTACTACGGATTCCAAGCACTCTGGTCGAATAGCCCCTGATTTAGTAGGTAGAAAATTTAAACGTTTAAGAAAGAATGAAGTATGGGTTTCTGACGTTACTTATCTTCGGTCCTCTTTCGGTTGGATCTATCTTTGCGTGATTTTGGATTTATACTCTCGGAAGGTTGTAGGTTGGTCAATAGGGACAAAAAATGATTCTCAATTAATATGCAAGGCCCTTTCCAGAGGATATGCAATTCGAAATCCTCCCAAAGGATTAATCTTTCATTCAGATCGAGGATCTAATTACTGTTCGAAGGAAACGCGACAACTTCTAATAGAAAATAAAATCAGAAGGAGTAACAGTAGAAAGGGGAATTGTTGGGATAACGCAGTATCCGAATCCTTTTTTAGTTCCTTAAAAAGAGAGATAAGATATAATTACTTTTATAAATTAGAAGATGCTGAAACAACACTTTTCGATTATATAGAAGTTTATTATAATAGACAGAGGTCACATTCCTTCTTAGGTTATGTGAGTCCTGTTGAGTTTGAAGAAAATGTAGCTTAG
- a CDS encoding PilZ domain-containing protein — protein MAEERRRGERIVSKELFELLVLAMHEKGAVVGNVLDISDFGIAILTDLESMLGKEIGSKITGMVSGPSMEDIQFAGVVIRIEKVATSKGFQGMIGVEFYNQIPLSDRVIALSLTALN, from the coding sequence ATGGCAGAGGAAAGGAGAAGAGGGGAGAGAATCGTTTCGAAAGAGTTATTCGAACTTCTAGTATTAGCAATGCATGAAAAGGGAGCTGTTGTCGGAAATGTCCTGGATATTTCCGACTTCGGTATTGCGATCCTAACTGACTTAGAAAGTATGTTGGGTAAAGAAATTGGATCTAAAATCACCGGAATGGTGTCCGGTCCATCTATGGAGGATATTCAATTTGCGGGCGTCGTTATTAGAATAGAAAAAGTCGCCACATCGAAAGGGTTTCAAGGAATGATCGGCGTTGAATTTTATAATCAAATTCCGCTTTCAGACCGCGTGATAGCTTTAAGTCTAACCGCTCTCAACTGA
- a CDS encoding SCO family protein: MKKEFWKLCIGGIAFILLLLYFLPNVSRGMVETDRKIPSFPLTRPDEDPASDIRDVLMGSDNLVYFGYLNCKSVCHGSLAKLKNTISKRTDLRLVFISLDPENDTQKRFKEYFSEVKTKSILIRPESMERSFELARLFGVQAFLIDKAKNIDHSDSVILVNSKGRIKSLFLEFDKRWNQDKETEFVRAAKDKPD, encoded by the coding sequence ATGAAGAAGGAATTTTGGAAATTGTGCATTGGGGGAATTGCTTTCATCTTGCTTCTGCTCTACTTTCTTCCTAACGTTTCCAGAGGAATGGTGGAAACGGACCGAAAGATTCCTTCTTTTCCATTAACTCGACCGGACGAAGACCCGGCTTCGGATATTCGAGATGTCCTAATGGGAAGCGATAATCTCGTTTATTTCGGCTATTTGAATTGCAAATCGGTCTGTCACGGAAGCTTGGCGAAATTGAAAAACACGATATCTAAAAGAACGGATCTACGTTTAGTATTTATCAGCCTAGATCCGGAAAACGACACTCAAAAGCGTTTCAAGGAATATTTTTCCGAAGTGAAAACGAAATCGATTCTAATACGCCCCGAATCAATGGAACGCTCCTTCGAGCTTGCCAGGCTTTTCGGGGTTCAAGCATTTCTAATCGATAAGGCAAAAAATATAGATCATTCCGATTCGGTGATTTTGGTAAACTCGAAAGGCAGAATTAAAAGCTTATTTTTGGAGTTCGATAAGAGATGGAATCAGGATAAAGAAACGGAATTCGTAAGGGCTGCTAAGGATAAGCCGGATTAA
- a CDS encoding AraC family transcriptional regulator, producing the protein MQAQAALVASGLIFTLPSLFFLHLTTLYMIGVILYFAYFLVSLRREVLPNRKYLLFLPAILAFGADTVYLFLPNEDKNLLLMNLFSGIPYEFSAYSKALIVGAGLQATIYLLLLMVKILRNLKIGKVVHLPGITIFYIVSSIVTFGILIVGYLISSITLFITGSTIIGLLITVALLISQRNPEFFQLVVVKKLTKPYSRSQLGKIETQDLHKRLTELIENEKIYVDEELSLVSLAEELSVTPHQMSEFLNSKMNANFHTFINQCRIKEAQQILIDEPDRTILSIAHAVGFNSKSSFYDAFRRSTGMSPNLWRVEALRNKNLRH; encoded by the coding sequence ATGCAAGCTCAAGCAGCACTCGTAGCGTCCGGCTTGATCTTTACGCTTCCCTCTTTGTTCTTTTTGCATCTGACCACCCTCTATATGATCGGCGTGATCCTTTATTTCGCGTATTTCCTAGTTAGTCTAAGGAGGGAAGTCCTACCTAACCGGAAATATCTCCTCTTCTTGCCCGCGATTCTCGCATTCGGAGCCGATACTGTCTATCTGTTCCTTCCTAATGAAGACAAGAATCTTTTGTTGATGAACTTGTTCTCGGGAATTCCGTACGAGTTTAGCGCGTACAGCAAGGCGCTCATCGTAGGTGCCGGTTTACAGGCAACGATATATCTGCTACTCCTGATGGTAAAAATACTAAGAAATCTCAAAATCGGTAAAGTAGTCCATCTACCTGGGATAACCATTTTCTATATAGTGTCGTCGATCGTTACGTTTGGTATTCTTATCGTTGGTTATCTGATCTCATCAATTACATTGTTCATTACCGGTTCTACAATAATAGGGTTGTTAATCACCGTCGCGTTATTGATTAGTCAGCGGAATCCGGAATTCTTTCAGCTTGTTGTAGTTAAAAAGTTAACGAAGCCATATTCCCGATCTCAGCTCGGTAAAATCGAAACGCAAGATTTGCATAAGCGGCTGACCGAACTGATTGAAAATGAAAAGATATACGTAGATGAGGAATTGTCACTCGTCAGTTTGGCCGAAGAGCTTTCCGTAACTCCCCATCAGATGTCCGAGTTTCTTAACTCAAAGATGAACGCAAACTTTCATACCTTCATCAATCAATGTAGAATAAAAGAGGCACAGCAGATTCTGATAGATGAACCGGATCGTACTATCCTTTCTATCGCCCATGCGGTCGGGTTCAACTCGAAGTCCTCGTTTTACGATGCGTTCAGGCGGTCCACCGGCATGTCTCCGAACCTTTGGAGAGTCGAAGCATTGCGGAATAAGAATTTACGCCATTGA
- a CDS encoding acyl-CoA thioesterase, with protein MESVLKKPVLSPESFIRIRFQDCDPFGHLNNARYMDYFFEARSEHLRRTGNFDFYDYGNRENKSWVVAKTQLQYLEPVKLNEVVKIVTRLTKLSANGITNEDMILDKDGTRLKAVLWVDLSFVDLSKGRPLRHDPEIFSFFESLLYEEDGMENITFEARVKQLRKQVTTGKYSGDFVEY; from the coding sequence ATGGAATCCGTGCTTAAAAAGCCCGTATTATCCCCCGAAAGTTTCATTAGAATACGCTTCCAGGATTGTGACCCGTTCGGGCATTTGAACAATGCCCGATATATGGATTACTTCTTTGAGGCCCGCTCGGAACACCTTCGTCGAACCGGAAATTTCGATTTCTACGACTACGGGAATCGTGAGAATAAATCTTGGGTAGTGGCAAAAACCCAACTTCAATATTTAGAACCGGTCAAATTGAATGAGGTAGTGAAGATTGTAACTCGCTTGACCAAACTTTCTGCGAACGGTATAACTAACGAGGATATGATTTTAGATAAAGATGGAACTCGCCTGAAGGCTGTGCTTTGGGTGGATCTTTCTTTCGTTGATCTTTCAAAAGGACGCCCACTCCGCCATGATCCGGAAATATTTTCCTTCTTCGAATCCCTGCTTTATGAAGAAGACGGTATGGAGAATATCACTTTTGAAGCAAGAGTGAAACAGTTACGGAAACAAGTTACTACTGGGAAATATTCGGGAGATTTTGTGGAGTACTAA